From Rhodobium gokarnense, a single genomic window includes:
- a CDS encoding SDR family NAD(P)-dependent oxidoreductase yields the protein MGLEGKSAIVTGAARGIGYAIARRFANDGAKVVLADVDEKRGQEAAESLADVGTVSFVHCDVGEKLDVRNLVAATLEQHGEIDVLVNNAGIIHGCPFLDLEEADFDRVLRINLKGMFLVSQAVARYMVERVEAGGEPGAIVNMSSINAVFAIPDNVPYSVSKGGVNQLTKVMALSLAPHGIRVNAIGPGSIMTDMLSTITTDEAARKKVLSRTPMGRIGEPHEIAAIAAFLASSEASYMTGQTVYADGGRLPLNYTVAVPDES from the coding sequence ATGGGGCTTGAAGGAAAATCCGCGATCGTTACCGGCGCCGCCCGCGGCATCGGCTATGCGATCGCCCGGCGGTTCGCCAATGACGGTGCCAAGGTGGTACTGGCGGACGTCGACGAGAAGCGCGGCCAGGAGGCCGCGGAAAGCCTTGCCGATGTCGGCACGGTCAGCTTCGTCCATTGCGATGTCGGCGAAAAGCTCGACGTGCGGAACCTCGTTGCCGCGACGCTGGAACAGCACGGCGAGATCGACGTCCTCGTCAACAATGCGGGCATCATCCATGGCTGCCCGTTCCTGGACCTGGAGGAGGCCGACTTCGACCGGGTCCTTCGGATCAATCTGAAGGGCATGTTCCTCGTCAGCCAGGCGGTGGCGCGGTACATGGTGGAGCGGGTGGAGGCCGGCGGCGAGCCCGGCGCCATCGTCAACATGTCGTCGATCAACGCGGTCTTTGCGATCCCGGACAACGTGCCCTATTCGGTCTCCAAGGGCGGGGTCAACCAGCTCACCAAGGTGATGGCGCTGTCGCTGGCGCCCCACGGCATCCGGGTCAACGCGATCGGCCCCGGCTCGATCATGACCGACATGCTGTCGACCATCACCACCGACGAGGCGGCCCGCAAGAAGGTGCTGTCGCGCACCCCGATGGGCCGCATCGGCGAGCCGCACGAGATCGCCGCCATCGCCGCGTTCCTTGCCTCCTCGGAGGCGAGCTACATGACCGGCCAGACGGTTTATGCCGACGGCGGCCGCCTGCCGCTCAACTACACCGTCGCGGTGCCGGACGAGAGCTGA